In one window of Actinomycetota bacterium DNA:
- a CDS encoding DUF4214 domain-containing protein, giving the protein MAKKFNYRKSILISLPLVIILAAALIIGSLGFASIEVKGVDGVTSFVTRMYQVTLNRQPDPAGLASWVNGLNSGSLTGADVARNFIFSDEFKAKNVSNEQFLQVMYAAFFDRAPDPGGYNGWMSELNQGQSREYVLAGFVNSQEFNQLCANYGINPGSLNGSNTSRTYAHAEVAAIQTTANLNGYEQQVLNQINAIRQANGLNALAPNQALTDIARQRSADMLSRGYFSHYTPEGNNIFNFLKANGVGYRNAGENLAQSSPAAAGSPEVFANAWMNSPTHAANILRAQYGSIGIGIAENGGRRVVTTVFTN; this is encoded by the coding sequence ATGGCTAAGAAATTTAATTACAGGAAATCAATATTAATATCTTTACCGCTGGTAATAATACTGGCGGCTGCTCTGATCATAGGCAGCCTGGGTTTTGCTTCCATAGAAGTTAAGGGCGTAGACGGAGTAACCAGCTTTGTTACCAGGATGTACCAGGTAACTTTAAACAGGCAGCCTGATCCCGCAGGACTGGCTAGCTGGGTAAACGGACTTAATTCCGGTTCCCTTACTGGAGCAGATGTGGCCAGAAACTTTATATTCTCCGATGAATTTAAAGCCAAGAATGTAAGTAATGAACAGTTTCTCCAGGTAATGTATGCTGCCTTTTTTGACCGAGCCCCTGATCCAGGCGGTTACAATGGCTGGATGTCAGAGCTAAACCAGGGCCAGAGCAGGGAGTATGTTTTAGCCGGGTTCGTTAACTCCCAGGAATTTAATCAACTTTGTGCCAACTATGGAATTAACCCCGGATCACTAAACGGTTCCAATACCAGCAGAACCTATGCCCATGCTGAAGTAGCTGCCATACAGACCACAGCTAATCTTAATGGTTATGAGCAGCAGGTACTAAACCAGATTAATGCTATAAGGCAGGCTAACGGCCTTAATGCCCTGGCCCCTAATCAGGCTTTGACTGATATAGCCAGGCAAAGAAGCGCAGATATGCTCTCCAGGGGTTATTTCTCCCACTATACCCCGGAAGGCAATAACATATTTAACTTCCTGAAAGCAAATGGTGTCGGCTACAGGAATGCCGGAGAGAATCTGGCCCAGTCCTCCCCTGCTGCTGCCGGAAGCCCGGAAGTATTTGCCAATGCCTGGATGAACAGCCCCACCCATGCTGCTAACATACTGAGGGCCCAGTACGGAAGTATAGGTATAGGAATAGCAGAAAACGGCGGTAGAAGAGTAGTTACCACCGTTTTCACTAATTAA